A single Vigna radiata var. radiata cultivar VC1973A chromosome 8, Vradiata_ver6, whole genome shotgun sequence DNA region contains:
- the LOC106772542 gene encoding myosin-11 isoform X1, whose product MFRLHKQRAAKSGDKIDFRISHLKALQVPKGWDKLFVSVVSAENGKTIAKSSKVPVRNGGCQWSDSFSESIWVSRDNSSKEIDDFVLKLIVAMGSSRSGILGDATVSLTSYMSSDAAIPLSIPLNKCNHGTTLQVTVQCLTPRTKHRDQDTNFHLKASNENNYDLPIKSNESDYSNIQSVESSSVEDFDSILSPGEIETRATSFSGSVSNCSHYSTEGSTGRENISSSISDGQSPTGIQGSASSQKSVSHHDYPVNSSQSNDSSFVSQNIQEIGSLYSKTTNASNNRLEPAEDTTEELRAEAKMWEMNARKLMGDLDVLRKEFSDQYENLAGIKTELSAAQAERDSLKKEVEKLKLSSEDPRARKRASDDSLCEGECFSEVENALKEELKFEKESNANWSLQLKRSQEANLELVSVLQELEETIEQQKIEIETLSSLPSKFSDLDQSFQVSTQENKQLMQQLEQLEESKKNLLVKVQELEDALEDKMRDTAHLKIQNNKTLSDIEMEYEGQLVAKDEEILSLKAKLSESVPESCNVETVSKNLGDADLLREIELLKEKVQELEVDCNELTEENLDLLFKLKEANKSLKDGGASQDLLSDKVKDQCSTSFGSEISNNLFRIFRSGDMVQGENNIKISDNDHVSIQELETSKLALEVRITDLNTELTNKSSEIGNLEANLSNKEKEIGVLQKLLDELEAKVYHLEQEHSQHEKDMEAMKKENKHELELIISEIEQERQQLSTRISVLEAQLRDLTNEREFHLTELENSRSKAARLQEKIMEMQTQIDSSTEDLEQKLKVTQFRWSEAQEECEYLRVANRNLQNAIENLTEECSFFKKINGDLRQEKLKEQENCSLMGARLRESDERFAKCSERVEHLEQSFTLMQEDIASEMKHLISDLDVLFDENRKQMEQGEVLLNQMQMEKMVETQNLELEVENLRLKLSAAYDEKERIASNALLEVSTLRADKAKLESASEEAQSKVILAQNEVDALQSQYEQKLKDVTNQLAEYKIKVEMLTTEHEKLLKLVEDSKSRELKFKSTINALELKLTVTEYERQQIMDESGNLKVKLQQNHQLENENIALKNELNASKSEKERLEETRCVQDTDLSNSRRINRQHQQTIQLLEQEKAEFQTKAQALEEELKLIKEQKRNQVSKLNRKSSPVHDDLKSSKNLGVKNNNQHRINRKKSLKNDSIKHYSEVETELGLDENVHAVEVDPLSKTQLCDNELAKANEANNNYEARFHRSPSRGQKIQANGPLKSMAEEVVTKEKFERIKSVLEADLRDIQERYFHMSLKYAEVEAEREELVMKLKATKNKKGWLS is encoded by the exons atgtTTAGGTTGCATAAGCAGAGGGCGGCGAAATCAGGGGATAAAATTGACTTCAGAATCTCTCACCTCAAGGCGCTCCAG GTACCCAAAGGGTGGGACAAGCTGTTTGTTTCTGTTGTCTCCGCAGAAAATGGCAAAACAATTGCAAAGTCGAGCAAAGTCCCAGTGCGTAATGGAGGTTGTCAATGGTCAGATAGCTTTTCAGAATCTATATGGGTTTCGAGAGATAATTCCTCGAAGGAGATTGATGATTTTGTCCTCAAGCTTATTGTTGCAATG GGGTCATCAAGATCTGGCATCCTGGGGGACGCCACTGTTAGTTTGACTAGCTATATGAGTTCAGATGCTGCTATTCCACTTTCAATCCCACTGAATAAGTGCAACCATGGGACAACTTTGCAA GTAACTGTGCAGTGCCTGACACCAAGAACGAAACATAG GGATCAAGATACAAATTTCCATTTGAAGGCCagcaatgaaaataattatgatcTGCCTATCAAGTCCAATGAATCTGATTATTCAAATATCCAGAGTGTTGAATCTTCCTCTGTTGAAGATTTTGATTCTATCTTATCCCCCGGAGAAATTGAGACAAGG GCAACAAGCTTCTCCGGATCTGTATCAAACTGCAGCCATTACTCAACTGAGGGTTCCACAGGAAGGGAAAATATTTCCTCTAGTATCAGTGACGGGCAGAGCccgactggaatacaaggttcTGCCAGCTCCCAGAAAAGTGTATCCCATCACGATTACCCTGTAAATTCTTCTCAGTCAAATGATTCGTCATTTGTTTCCCAGAATATACAAGAGATTGGGTCATTGTATTCTAAAACGACAAATGCTTCCAATAATCGTCTGGAACCTGCAGAAGACACAACTGAAGAGCTACGGGCAGAAGCGAAGATGTGGGAAATGAATGCCCGAAAGCTAATGGGTGATTTAGACGTGTTGAGGAAAGAATTCTCAGATCAATACGAAAATCTGGCAGGTATAAAAACTGAACTTTCAGCGGCCCAGGCTGAGCGTGATAGTTtgaaaaaagaagttgaaaagttaaaattgtcGAGTGAGGATCCAAGAGCGAGAAAGCGAGCATCGGATGATTCACTATGTGAAGGTGAATGTTTTTCAGAAGTTGAGAATGCTCTAAAGGAGGAATTGAAGTTCGAAAAAGAATCAAATGCCAACTGGTCTTTGCAACTGAAGAGGAGCCAAGAAGCAAATCTGGAGCTCGTTTCTGTTCTTCAGGAGCTGGAAGAGACCATTGAACAGCAGAAAATTGAGATAGAAACCCTTTCATCATTACCCTCCAAATTCAGTGATCTGGACCAATCTTTCCAAGTAAGTACACAAGAAAACAAGCAGTTAATGCAACAGCTAGAACAACTGGAGGAGTCGAAGAAAAATCTGCTAGTCAAGGTGCAAGAGCTGGAAGATGCCTTGGAGGACAAAATGCGAGATACTGCACATTTGAAgattcaaaataacaaaacccTTTCAGATATTGAAATGGAATATGAAGGACAATTAGTCGCTAAAGATGAAGAAATATTAAGTTTGAAAGCAAAGCTATCTGAATCTGTCCCAGAAAGTTGTAATGTGGAGACTGTGTCCAAAAATTTAGGTGATGCAGACCTTTTAAGAGAAATTGAATTACTGAAAGAGAAAGTTCAGGAACTTGAGGTGGACTGCAATGAACTGACAGAAGAAAACCTTGACCTCTTATTCAAGCTAAAAGAAGCAAACAAAAGTTTGAAAGATGGTGGAGCATCTCAAGACCTTTTGTCAGACAAGGTCAAAGATCAATGTTCTACTAGCTTTGGATCTGAGATAAGCAACAATTTATTTCGAATATTCCGTTCAGGAGACATGGTCCAAGGGGAAAATAACATCAAGATTAGTGATAATGATCACGTTTCGATTCAAGAGCTTGAGACTTCAAAATTAGCTCTAGAAGTCCGAATCACAGATTTGAATACGGAACTTACTAATAAATCATCTGAGATAGGAAATCTTGAGGCTAATTTatcaaacaaagaaaaggaGATCGGGGTTCTGCAAAAGCTACTGGATGAGCTAGAAGCCAAGGTTTATCATCTTGAACAAGAACATAGTCAACATGAGAAAGACATGGAAgccatgaaaaaagaaaataagcatgAACTGGAGCTCATCATATCAGAAATAGAACAGGAAAGGCAACAGTTGTCAACGCGCATTTCTGTTTTAGAAGCTCAGTTGAGAGATTTGACAAATGAAAGAGAGTTTCATTTAACAGAACTAGAGAACTCCAGATCTAAAGCTGCAAGGCTTCAAGAGAAGATTATGGAGATGCAGACTCAGATAGATTCTTCAACAGAAGACTTAGAGCAAAAATTAAAGGTTACACAATTTCGCTGGTCAGAAGCACAAGAAGAATGTGAATATCTAAGAGTGGCAAACCGGAATTTACAAAATGCCATAGAAAATCTTACAGAAGAATGTAGTTTTTTCAAGAAGATAAATGGAGATTTGAGGCAGGAAAAGTTGAAGGAACAGGAAAATTGCTCCCTTATGGGAGCCAGATTAAGGGAATCAGATGAAAGATTCGCTAAGTGCTCTGAAAGAGTTGAGCACCTGGAACAGAGCTTCACTTTAATGCAGGAAGATATTGCATCAGAAATGAAACATCTAATTTCAGATTTAGATGTTCTTTTtgatgaaaataggaaacaGATGGAACAGGGTGAAGTATTACTGAATCAGATGCAAATGGAGAAGATGGTAGAAACTCAAAACCTAGAACTAGAAGTTGAGAACCTCCGTTTGAAACTTTCGGCAGCATATgatgaaaaagagagaatagcTTCTAACGCTTTACTTGAAGTATCCACATTACGCGCTGATAAAGCCAAACTGGAATCTGCTTCTGAAGAAGCTCAATCTAAAGTGATTTTGGCTCAGAACGAGGTTGATGCGCTGCAGTCTCAATATGAACAAAAGCTGAAAGACGTAACAAATCAACTTGCtgaatacaaaattaaagtGGAAATGCTGACAACTGAACATGAAAAGCTGTTGAAGCTGGTGGAAGACAGCAAATCAAGAGAGCTAAAATTCAAAAGTACTATAAATGCTCTTGAATTAAAACTTACAGTCACTGAATATGAAAGACAACAAATCATGGACGAATCTGGAAATTTAAAGGTTAAATTGCAGCAGAACCATCAACTTGAAAATGAGAATATAGCTCTAAAGAATGAGCTCAATGCTTCTAAATCTGAGAAAGAAAGACTCGAAGAAACAAGATGTGTCCAGGATACTGATCTCAGTAACAGCAGAAGAATAAACAGGCAGCACCAACAGACCATACAACTTCTTGAACAGGAAAAAGCTGAGTTCCAAACAAAAGCCCAAGCCCTTGAAGAAGAATTGAAGCTGATTAAGGAACAAAAGAGAAATCAGGTTTCGAAGCTAAACAGGAAATCTTCACCTGTTCACGATGATCTGAAGTCATCAAAA AATCTTGGGGTGAAGAATAACAATCAACATCGCATTAATAGGAAAAAGTCATTAAAGAATGACAGCATCAAACATTATAGTGAG GTAGAAACTGAACTTGGACTTGATGAAAATGTTCATGCTGTTGAAGTAGATCCACTATCGAAGACTCAATTGTGTGATAATGAACTAGCAAAAGCAAACGAAGCCAATAATAATTATGAAGCTCGATTTCACAG ATCACCATCTAGAGGTCAAAAAATCCAGGCAAATGGCCCACTAAAATCAATGGCTGAAGAAGTAGTAAcgaaagaaaaatttgaacgtATAAAATCTGTGCTAGAGGCAGATTTAAGAGATATTCAGGAGCGCTACTTCCACATGAGCCTTAAGTATGCTGAGGTCGAAGCTGAGCGTGAAGAACTTGTGATGAAGCTTAAGGCAACCAAGAACAAAAAAGGGTGGCTTTCATAG
- the LOC106772542 gene encoding myosin-11 isoform X2 yields the protein MTCANFKDQEVPKGWDKLFVSVVSAENGKTIAKSSKVPVRNGGCQWSDSFSESIWVSRDNSSKEIDDFVLKLIVAMGSSRSGILGDATVSLTSYMSSDAAIPLSIPLNKCNHGTTLQVTVQCLTPRTKHRDQDTNFHLKASNENNYDLPIKSNESDYSNIQSVESSSVEDFDSILSPGEIETRATSFSGSVSNCSHYSTEGSTGRENISSSISDGQSPTGIQGSASSQKSVSHHDYPVNSSQSNDSSFVSQNIQEIGSLYSKTTNASNNRLEPAEDTTEELRAEAKMWEMNARKLMGDLDVLRKEFSDQYENLAGIKTELSAAQAERDSLKKEVEKLKLSSEDPRARKRASDDSLCEGECFSEVENALKEELKFEKESNANWSLQLKRSQEANLELVSVLQELEETIEQQKIEIETLSSLPSKFSDLDQSFQVSTQENKQLMQQLEQLEESKKNLLVKVQELEDALEDKMRDTAHLKIQNNKTLSDIEMEYEGQLVAKDEEILSLKAKLSESVPESCNVETVSKNLGDADLLREIELLKEKVQELEVDCNELTEENLDLLFKLKEANKSLKDGGASQDLLSDKVKDQCSTSFGSEISNNLFRIFRSGDMVQGENNIKISDNDHVSIQELETSKLALEVRITDLNTELTNKSSEIGNLEANLSNKEKEIGVLQKLLDELEAKVYHLEQEHSQHEKDMEAMKKENKHELELIISEIEQERQQLSTRISVLEAQLRDLTNEREFHLTELENSRSKAARLQEKIMEMQTQIDSSTEDLEQKLKVTQFRWSEAQEECEYLRVANRNLQNAIENLTEECSFFKKINGDLRQEKLKEQENCSLMGARLRESDERFAKCSERVEHLEQSFTLMQEDIASEMKHLISDLDVLFDENRKQMEQGEVLLNQMQMEKMVETQNLELEVENLRLKLSAAYDEKERIASNALLEVSTLRADKAKLESASEEAQSKVILAQNEVDALQSQYEQKLKDVTNQLAEYKIKVEMLTTEHEKLLKLVEDSKSRELKFKSTINALELKLTVTEYERQQIMDESGNLKVKLQQNHQLENENIALKNELNASKSEKERLEETRCVQDTDLSNSRRINRQHQQTIQLLEQEKAEFQTKAQALEEELKLIKEQKRNQVSKLNRKSSPVHDDLKSSKNLGVKNNNQHRINRKKSLKNDSIKHYSEVETELGLDENVHAVEVDPLSKTQLCDNELAKANEANNNYEARFHRSPSRGQKIQANGPLKSMAEEVVTKEKFERIKSVLEADLRDIQERYFHMSLKYAEVEAEREELVMKLKATKNKKGWLS from the exons ATGACTTGTGCTAATTTTAAAGATCAGGAG GTACCCAAAGGGTGGGACAAGCTGTTTGTTTCTGTTGTCTCCGCAGAAAATGGCAAAACAATTGCAAAGTCGAGCAAAGTCCCAGTGCGTAATGGAGGTTGTCAATGGTCAGATAGCTTTTCAGAATCTATATGGGTTTCGAGAGATAATTCCTCGAAGGAGATTGATGATTTTGTCCTCAAGCTTATTGTTGCAATG GGGTCATCAAGATCTGGCATCCTGGGGGACGCCACTGTTAGTTTGACTAGCTATATGAGTTCAGATGCTGCTATTCCACTTTCAATCCCACTGAATAAGTGCAACCATGGGACAACTTTGCAA GTAACTGTGCAGTGCCTGACACCAAGAACGAAACATAG GGATCAAGATACAAATTTCCATTTGAAGGCCagcaatgaaaataattatgatcTGCCTATCAAGTCCAATGAATCTGATTATTCAAATATCCAGAGTGTTGAATCTTCCTCTGTTGAAGATTTTGATTCTATCTTATCCCCCGGAGAAATTGAGACAAGG GCAACAAGCTTCTCCGGATCTGTATCAAACTGCAGCCATTACTCAACTGAGGGTTCCACAGGAAGGGAAAATATTTCCTCTAGTATCAGTGACGGGCAGAGCccgactggaatacaaggttcTGCCAGCTCCCAGAAAAGTGTATCCCATCACGATTACCCTGTAAATTCTTCTCAGTCAAATGATTCGTCATTTGTTTCCCAGAATATACAAGAGATTGGGTCATTGTATTCTAAAACGACAAATGCTTCCAATAATCGTCTGGAACCTGCAGAAGACACAACTGAAGAGCTACGGGCAGAAGCGAAGATGTGGGAAATGAATGCCCGAAAGCTAATGGGTGATTTAGACGTGTTGAGGAAAGAATTCTCAGATCAATACGAAAATCTGGCAGGTATAAAAACTGAACTTTCAGCGGCCCAGGCTGAGCGTGATAGTTtgaaaaaagaagttgaaaagttaaaattgtcGAGTGAGGATCCAAGAGCGAGAAAGCGAGCATCGGATGATTCACTATGTGAAGGTGAATGTTTTTCAGAAGTTGAGAATGCTCTAAAGGAGGAATTGAAGTTCGAAAAAGAATCAAATGCCAACTGGTCTTTGCAACTGAAGAGGAGCCAAGAAGCAAATCTGGAGCTCGTTTCTGTTCTTCAGGAGCTGGAAGAGACCATTGAACAGCAGAAAATTGAGATAGAAACCCTTTCATCATTACCCTCCAAATTCAGTGATCTGGACCAATCTTTCCAAGTAAGTACACAAGAAAACAAGCAGTTAATGCAACAGCTAGAACAACTGGAGGAGTCGAAGAAAAATCTGCTAGTCAAGGTGCAAGAGCTGGAAGATGCCTTGGAGGACAAAATGCGAGATACTGCACATTTGAAgattcaaaataacaaaacccTTTCAGATATTGAAATGGAATATGAAGGACAATTAGTCGCTAAAGATGAAGAAATATTAAGTTTGAAAGCAAAGCTATCTGAATCTGTCCCAGAAAGTTGTAATGTGGAGACTGTGTCCAAAAATTTAGGTGATGCAGACCTTTTAAGAGAAATTGAATTACTGAAAGAGAAAGTTCAGGAACTTGAGGTGGACTGCAATGAACTGACAGAAGAAAACCTTGACCTCTTATTCAAGCTAAAAGAAGCAAACAAAAGTTTGAAAGATGGTGGAGCATCTCAAGACCTTTTGTCAGACAAGGTCAAAGATCAATGTTCTACTAGCTTTGGATCTGAGATAAGCAACAATTTATTTCGAATATTCCGTTCAGGAGACATGGTCCAAGGGGAAAATAACATCAAGATTAGTGATAATGATCACGTTTCGATTCAAGAGCTTGAGACTTCAAAATTAGCTCTAGAAGTCCGAATCACAGATTTGAATACGGAACTTACTAATAAATCATCTGAGATAGGAAATCTTGAGGCTAATTTatcaaacaaagaaaaggaGATCGGGGTTCTGCAAAAGCTACTGGATGAGCTAGAAGCCAAGGTTTATCATCTTGAACAAGAACATAGTCAACATGAGAAAGACATGGAAgccatgaaaaaagaaaataagcatgAACTGGAGCTCATCATATCAGAAATAGAACAGGAAAGGCAACAGTTGTCAACGCGCATTTCTGTTTTAGAAGCTCAGTTGAGAGATTTGACAAATGAAAGAGAGTTTCATTTAACAGAACTAGAGAACTCCAGATCTAAAGCTGCAAGGCTTCAAGAGAAGATTATGGAGATGCAGACTCAGATAGATTCTTCAACAGAAGACTTAGAGCAAAAATTAAAGGTTACACAATTTCGCTGGTCAGAAGCACAAGAAGAATGTGAATATCTAAGAGTGGCAAACCGGAATTTACAAAATGCCATAGAAAATCTTACAGAAGAATGTAGTTTTTTCAAGAAGATAAATGGAGATTTGAGGCAGGAAAAGTTGAAGGAACAGGAAAATTGCTCCCTTATGGGAGCCAGATTAAGGGAATCAGATGAAAGATTCGCTAAGTGCTCTGAAAGAGTTGAGCACCTGGAACAGAGCTTCACTTTAATGCAGGAAGATATTGCATCAGAAATGAAACATCTAATTTCAGATTTAGATGTTCTTTTtgatgaaaataggaaacaGATGGAACAGGGTGAAGTATTACTGAATCAGATGCAAATGGAGAAGATGGTAGAAACTCAAAACCTAGAACTAGAAGTTGAGAACCTCCGTTTGAAACTTTCGGCAGCATATgatgaaaaagagagaatagcTTCTAACGCTTTACTTGAAGTATCCACATTACGCGCTGATAAAGCCAAACTGGAATCTGCTTCTGAAGAAGCTCAATCTAAAGTGATTTTGGCTCAGAACGAGGTTGATGCGCTGCAGTCTCAATATGAACAAAAGCTGAAAGACGTAACAAATCAACTTGCtgaatacaaaattaaagtGGAAATGCTGACAACTGAACATGAAAAGCTGTTGAAGCTGGTGGAAGACAGCAAATCAAGAGAGCTAAAATTCAAAAGTACTATAAATGCTCTTGAATTAAAACTTACAGTCACTGAATATGAAAGACAACAAATCATGGACGAATCTGGAAATTTAAAGGTTAAATTGCAGCAGAACCATCAACTTGAAAATGAGAATATAGCTCTAAAGAATGAGCTCAATGCTTCTAAATCTGAGAAAGAAAGACTCGAAGAAACAAGATGTGTCCAGGATACTGATCTCAGTAACAGCAGAAGAATAAACAGGCAGCACCAACAGACCATACAACTTCTTGAACAGGAAAAAGCTGAGTTCCAAACAAAAGCCCAAGCCCTTGAAGAAGAATTGAAGCTGATTAAGGAACAAAAGAGAAATCAGGTTTCGAAGCTAAACAGGAAATCTTCACCTGTTCACGATGATCTGAAGTCATCAAAA AATCTTGGGGTGAAGAATAACAATCAACATCGCATTAATAGGAAAAAGTCATTAAAGAATGACAGCATCAAACATTATAGTGAG GTAGAAACTGAACTTGGACTTGATGAAAATGTTCATGCTGTTGAAGTAGATCCACTATCGAAGACTCAATTGTGTGATAATGAACTAGCAAAAGCAAACGAAGCCAATAATAATTATGAAGCTCGATTTCACAG ATCACCATCTAGAGGTCAAAAAATCCAGGCAAATGGCCCACTAAAATCAATGGCTGAAGAAGTAGTAAcgaaagaaaaatttgaacgtATAAAATCTGTGCTAGAGGCAGATTTAAGAGATATTCAGGAGCGCTACTTCCACATGAGCCTTAAGTATGCTGAGGTCGAAGCTGAGCGTGAAGAACTTGTGATGAAGCTTAAGGCAACCAAGAACAAAAAAGGGTGGCTTTCATAG